One stretch of Plasmodium yoelii strain 17X genome assembly, chromosome: 5 DNA includes these proteins:
- a CDS encoding ATP synthase-associated protein, putative, producing MENINMEKSNNELKKIEDEKKIVTGQNLNLLLGDLKMMTAYEMSSEWKDTNMMNECFNNFSWFDSRILKNIQNYLNADEVERSKIDYAYNSLFPKPIDIKDTKLNMMSLWIKSRIHYNNTFFPLHLSEYDS from the coding sequence AtggaaaatattaacatggaaaaaagtaataatgaattaaaaaaaatagaagacgaaaaaaaaatagtaacaggacaaaatttaaatttattattaggGGATTTGAAAATGATGACAGCATATGAAATGTCATCAGAATGGAAAGATACAAATATGATGAATGaatgttttaataatttttcatggTTCGATTCAAGAATACtcaaaaatatacaaaattatttaaacgCTGATGAAGTAGAAAGATCAAAAATCGACTATGCATATAATTCTTTATTTCCTAAACCAATTGATATAAAAgatacaaaattaaatatgatGTCATTATGGATAAAATCAAGGATACATTACAACAATACtttttttcctttacatttatCCGAATATGATTCATAA